Genomic segment of Alligator mississippiensis isolate rAllMis1 chromosome 6, rAllMis1, whole genome shotgun sequence:
TGCAACCGTCCTCCCCCGAAGCACCCCAACGCCGCGAGCCTGGTGACAACATGCCCCAGGGGAGGGAGACGGCTGGGTCACGTTCCTCCACCAAGGACATCCACTGGGGGCAGCGTCACTTCccggccacccccacccccacccccacccactacGCCCTTGACCGGGAAGGCAAATTCAAGCCTGGCCCTTGCAGCCAGGCTCTCCGTGCAGCACCCAGGGCCGGACGAAGCAGACACAGAAACCAACCGGGCCCCTTCTCCCCCTCGCCGTGGTGTCTCCCACGTGCAACACAGAAAGTGCGGGTGGGACGGGACCTCGGGAGCTCGCATCTAGCGCACCCCCCGTGCGAcgcaggcccagccccaactacatcatcccagccaagggcttTGTTTAagtgggtcttaaaagcctccacgGAGGGAGATCGCACCGAGAAAACTctgcctaatatccaacctcaacctgctttgctgcagcttgagcccattgctcctcctgtcacctgccaccactgagaacagccccgCGCCCTCCTCTTTCAAGCGGTGCAGGGCGCTGAAGTATGctatcacccccccacccccaccccaaatctctccttcAGATTAAACAAGCCCAAATCCCTCCGCCTCCCGCAGGAGCCGGGTGCCCGCCCAGCAtctctcctccccagcctgggcaggggaaggggcagggctcccccccgccccggggccgAGCAGCCGCCGCCCCAGGCTCTCACGGGGGTTCAATCCGGCTCGGCCCGTCCGGGCAGCGGCGCAGGCGGGAGCGACGCCGGGCCCTAGGCGCCCCCCGGGCGGTTGCGGTCCAGCACGGCGCGCGGGGCGAACTCGAGCCGGTCCTTGAGGCTGCGGACGCGCGTGGGGTCGTGGCCCGGCATCTCGCGCAGCGCCCGCTCCTCCCGCCGCTCCGCGATGCTGCACTCGTCGTCGgcggccggcggcggcgggggcccGCGCACCAGCTGCTCCACGTGGTAGCCCACGGCGCCCACCACGAGGGCCACGGGGAACGTCACGTAGGGCGCGTAGGTGCGCAAAGTAGCCCACAGCAGCGGCCACATGGCGGCGGGCGGGGGGCACCCACGTGCGGCTCCGCGCCCCCCGCGCTTCCGGGTAGGCCCCGCCGATTGGATTGGCTGCCGCCGCAGCTGAGGACACGGCGGGCAAGAGCGGCCGAGGCGGGCAGCGCCTCACGCTGCGCGCCCCCTGCCGGGCAGCGCGGGCGGCGCAAGGCTGGAGGGCCAGCGTGGCGCGGCGCGGTGGAGTCCCGGGGGCTCCGGGCGGTGGGGCGCGGGCAGGGAGCCTGGGTCTGGGGTTCAACAAGTCCCCAGTTTTCgcttaaaaaaaggaacccccccaaatccacatttctccatgatttaaatgaaacgtcacttatatatatatatatatatatatatatatatatatatattaaaagcccaaaaagtaacctcaaatgaacatttttccatgatttaaatgaaacgccactaatatatatatataaaaagcccaaaaagtaacctcaaatgaacatttttccatgatttaaatgaaacgccactaatacatttatatatatatataaaagcccaaaaagtaacctcaaatgaACATTTCCcatggtttatatatatatatatatatatatatatatatatatatatataaaagcccaaaaagtaacctcaaatgaACAT
This window contains:
- the SMIM12 gene encoding small integral membrane protein 12, which encodes MWPLLWATLRTYAPYVTFPVALVVGAVGYHVEQLVRGPPPPPAADDECSIAERREERALREMPGHDPTRVRSLKDRLEFAPRAVLDRNRPGGA